In Mucilaginibacter celer, one DNA window encodes the following:
- a CDS encoding YncE family protein produces MIKKFKIALHLPVALFVVLLAVSCRKAPQVIPGQVEQIFTGDASSTIKGMYLLNEGNMNMNKASLDFVNFRTGIYERNIYNKANPAVTKGLGDVGNDIGIYGSKMYVVVNISNKVEVLDVKTAKKLGQIDIVNCRYVTFHNNKAYVSAYLGKVGDPKAPNGIVAEIDTTTLQITHRVTVGRQPEEMAIVGEKLYIANSGGYSPTDYERTVSVIDLASFTETKRIDVAINLDRVKADKYGDLYVTSRGDYYTIPSKLFVIDTHTDAVKKVFDIAASNLWIDDDIAYIYSTEWSYPQQKNTISYSMLNVKDETVLSSKFITDGTDQKIVVPYGIAVNPLTKDVFVTDAGNYVASGTLYCFDKNGRKKWQVVGGDIPAHMAFVY; encoded by the coding sequence ATGATAAAGAAATTTAAAATAGCCCTACATCTACCCGTTGCACTGTTTGTGGTATTACTTGCGGTATCGTGCCGCAAGGCCCCGCAGGTAATACCCGGGCAGGTTGAACAAATTTTTACCGGTGATGCCTCAAGCACCATCAAGGGTATGTACCTGCTTAACGAGGGCAACATGAACATGAACAAAGCCTCGTTGGATTTTGTGAACTTCCGCACCGGTATTTACGAGCGCAATATTTATAATAAAGCCAACCCGGCAGTAACTAAAGGGTTGGGGGATGTAGGTAATGATATTGGCATCTATGGCTCAAAAATGTATGTGGTGGTCAATATCTCTAATAAGGTAGAGGTGTTGGATGTTAAAACTGCCAAAAAATTAGGGCAGATAGATATTGTAAACTGCCGCTATGTAACTTTTCATAACAACAAAGCCTATGTAAGCGCCTATCTGGGTAAAGTTGGCGATCCTAAAGCGCCCAATGGTATCGTTGCCGAAATTGATACTACCACCTTACAGATCACCCACAGGGTAACCGTTGGCAGGCAGCCGGAAGAAATGGCTATTGTAGGCGAGAAATTATATATAGCCAATTCGGGCGGCTATAGTCCTACCGATTACGAACGTACTGTTTCAGTGATTGATCTGGCTTCGTTTACCGAAACCAAGCGCATTGATGTAGCCATTAACCTGGACAGGGTAAAAGCCGATAAATACGGCGACCTGTACGTAACCTCCCGCGGCGACTACTATACTATCCCATCCAAATTATTTGTAATAGATACCCATACGGATGCAGTAAAAAAGGTATTTGACATAGCTGCCAGCAACCTGTGGATTGATGATGATATCGCCTACATCTACAGTACCGAATGGAGTTATCCGCAACAAAAAAATACTATCAGTTATTCGATGCTCAACGTCAAGGACGAAACCGTGCTGAGCAGCAAATTTATTACCGATGGTACCGACCAGAAAATTGTAGTACCCTACGGCATTGCCGTTAACCCCCTAACCAAAGATGTTTTTGTTACCGATGCCGGCAATTACGTGGCATCGGGTACGCTTTATTGTTTCGACAAAAACGGCCGCAAAAAATGGCAGGTAGTAGGGGGCGATATCCCGGCGCACATGGCCTTTGTTTATTAA
- a CDS encoding cell surface protein, which produces MKKQQLKLLILLGALSAFTWASCTKDKTTEVKPQEAPIRPVSPSSNAYVTTLFDFNPAPGQFTNTGLGDTAAAKATLKTDQGLVSLGGWGGYIVVGFDHTVLNADGKTDFVVYGNAFEKFAEPGVIWVMQDKNGNGKPDDTWYEIEGSASHKDGYIRNYSVTYTRPACDTCSVPWKDNKGNTGVVQTNIFHTQAYYPIGIKANTYTLTGSLLPSSNINMDDPTFITSASFDYGYADNTGGGDKIDISSAIDDKGNKVSLKGIDFIKVQTGILANMGWLGEQSTEFTGAADLSLLK; this is translated from the coding sequence ATGAAAAAACAACAACTTAAACTACTGATACTTCTCGGCGCGTTGTCCGCCTTTACCTGGGCATCCTGCACAAAGGATAAAACTACCGAAGTTAAACCGCAGGAAGCTCCGATCCGCCCGGTTTCCCCCTCAAGTAATGCTTACGTAACCACTTTGTTTGATTTCAACCCTGCACCGGGGCAGTTTACTAATACCGGCTTAGGTGATACTGCGGCGGCTAAAGCAACCCTTAAAACAGATCAGGGTTTGGTAAGCCTTGGCGGCTGGGGTGGTTACATTGTTGTAGGCTTTGATCATACCGTATTGAACGCCGATGGCAAAACAGATTTTGTGGTTTACGGCAACGCCTTCGAAAAATTTGCCGAACCCGGCGTGATCTGGGTAATGCAGGATAAAAACGGCAACGGCAAACCCGATGATACCTGGTACGAGATTGAAGGAAGTGCATCGCACAAGGATGGCTACATACGTAACTACTCGGTAACCTACACCCGCCCGGCCTGCGATACCTGCAGCGTACCATGGAAAGATAATAAAGGCAATACCGGCGTGGTACAAACCAACATATTCCACACACAAGCCTACTACCCTATCGGCATTAAAGCAAATACCTACACTTTAACCGGAAGCCTGCTGCCATCAAGCAATATCAATATGGATGACCCAACTTTTATCACCAGCGCATCATTTGATTATGGTTATGCCGATAATACAGGTGGTGGCGACAAGATTGATATCAGCAGCGCCATTGATGATAAAGGCAATAAAGTAAGCCTTAAAGGTATCGACTTTATTAAAGTACAAACCGGCATCCTGGCCAATATGGGCTGGCTGGGCGAGCAATCAACCGAGTTTACCGGTGCTGCCGATCTGAGCCTGCTTAAATAA
- a CDS encoding DUF5074 domain-containing protein yields the protein MKKTSTLKLGIGVLALSLMALASCKKDNTEGLVTKLAITSAGGNDTTSVGSAITFTPTVSTKTGVTYSWTVNGIVKGTGATFTYRPEARGDYQIAFKVIAALSSDVINYKVHVYAKYENGFFIANEGWFGHGTGTLSFYRFNTRAKEDSIFEKENPGKNLEPKTSSLEYGTIFNNKLVLVSKSGGPVVVTDAYSLKQLGRIPAAGGKNWMAFVGVSDTKGLLSSGDGIYPFNLTTYTTGTKLAGISGTVGDMIKAGNYVFALSETDGVVVINAATNAVVKKIAGMDVAFAKTPDGSVWAAGSTSLIKINPSTLAVTTVALPFTAYGTWFAWHPGSITASTKNNTVYIANNGMFSGATTIYKYDGTAASVQTPLITIPAGKELYGAGVKYIPQTNQLAVTTVESGFGAHFAANNLYFYNTSGTLARNLTYSGYYFPATPFTY from the coding sequence ATGAAAAAAACAAGTACTCTTAAATTAGGAATCGGCGTGTTGGCCCTTTCTTTAATGGCTTTGGCATCCTGCAAAAAAGATAACACCGAAGGCCTGGTAACCAAACTGGCCATCACATCGGCCGGCGGCAATGATACCACCAGCGTTGGCAGCGCTATTACATTTACCCCAACCGTAAGTACTAAAACAGGCGTTACCTATAGCTGGACGGTAAACGGCATTGTAAAAGGAACCGGCGCTACATTTACCTACAGGCCTGAAGCCCGCGGAGATTACCAAATTGCTTTTAAAGTTATTGCTGCCCTTAGCTCGGATGTTATTAATTACAAGGTTCACGTTTACGCTAAATACGAAAATGGCTTTTTTATAGCTAACGAAGGCTGGTTTGGCCATGGCACAGGCACCCTGAGCTTTTACCGCTTTAACACCCGCGCAAAAGAAGACAGCATTTTTGAAAAGGAAAATCCCGGCAAAAACCTCGAACCAAAAACATCCTCTTTGGAGTATGGAACCATCTTTAACAACAAACTGGTACTGGTATCCAAATCGGGCGGGCCGGTTGTTGTAACCGATGCTTACTCGTTAAAACAGCTGGGCCGCATCCCTGCAGCCGGTGGTAAAAACTGGATGGCATTTGTTGGCGTGAGCGATACCAAAGGATTGTTAAGCTCTGGCGATGGTATTTATCCATTCAATTTAACAACCTATACAACAGGCACCAAATTAGCAGGCATCAGTGGCACCGTTGGCGATATGATTAAAGCCGGAAATTACGTGTTTGCTTTATCAGAAACTGATGGTGTTGTTGTGATAAACGCGGCTACCAATGCAGTAGTTAAAAAAATTGCCGGGATGGATGTGGCATTTGCCAAAACTCCGGATGGCTCTGTTTGGGCTGCCGGCAGTACATCGCTCATTAAAATTAACCCCTCAACACTGGCTGTTACTACTGTTGCCTTACCTTTTACCGCTTACGGCACCTGGTTTGCATGGCATCCGGGTTCAATTACCGCATCAACCAAAAACAATACGGTTTATATTGCCAACAACGGTATGTTTAGCGGTGCTACTACCATTTATAAATATGATGGTACCGCTGCCTCTGTACAAACACCGTTAATTACTATTCCGGCAGGTAAAGAGCTTTATGGTGCAGGTGTTAAATATATCCCTCAAACAAATCAGCTGGCGGTAACCACTGTCGAGTCGGGATTTGGGGCCCACTTCGCTGCCAACAATCTTTATTTTTATAATACTTCGGGTACGCTTGCGCGTAATCTTACTTATTCGGGCTATTACTTCCCGGCAACACCTTTTACTTATTAA
- a CDS encoding DUF5074 domain-containing protein, with product MKLITTRFGALALAAFILAASSCKKDQAVNQQQNLANGKSLKAQSLGKYDNGFFLINEGWYGHGTGSVSFYSFATGTKQDSIFTKENPGKNLNPATSTLEYGTIFNNKLFLVSKVGGPVVITDPYSLVELGRIAAVGSNNWQAFVGIDATKGLLSSANGVYPFNLTTYTTGTKLTSVTGSVGDMIKSGNYIFVLSQSKGVVILNAADYSVAKTISGMVVAFTKTPDGSVWAAGGTSLIKINPSTLAVTTITLPFTANSTWFAWHPGSITASTQNNTVYIANNGTFSGATTIYRYIDGNAASLTNPFITIPAGKELYGSGIGYIPQTNQLAVTTVKSGFGTNYGVNDLYFYDLNGNQVSDLPYSGYYFPAIPVFH from the coding sequence ATGAAACTAATTACAACCCGGTTTGGGGCATTGGCGCTTGCTGCTTTCATATTGGCAGCAAGCTCCTGTAAAAAAGATCAGGCCGTTAATCAGCAGCAAAACTTAGCTAACGGGAAAAGCCTGAAGGCACAATCGTTAGGCAAATATGATAACGGTTTCTTTTTAATAAACGAAGGCTGGTACGGCCATGGCACGGGCAGCGTAAGTTTTTACAGCTTTGCAACCGGCACCAAACAGGATAGCATTTTTACCAAAGAGAACCCCGGCAAAAATTTAAACCCGGCAACCTCAACACTCGAGTATGGAACCATCTTTAATAATAAACTGTTCCTGGTATCAAAAGTTGGCGGCCCGGTGGTGATTACTGATCCATATTCGCTGGTTGAGCTTGGTCGCATTGCCGCTGTGGGCAGCAATAACTGGCAGGCTTTTGTTGGGATTGATGCTACCAAAGGGTTGTTAAGTTCGGCTAATGGTGTTTATCCCTTTAATTTAACAACATACACTACGGGTACCAAACTAACCAGTGTTACCGGCAGCGTTGGCGATATGATTAAATCGGGAAATTACATTTTTGTATTATCGCAGAGTAAAGGCGTGGTGATACTTAATGCAGCCGATTATTCGGTGGCCAAAACCATATCCGGCATGGTGGTTGCGTTCACCAAAACTCCCGATGGTTCTGTTTGGGCAGCGGGCGGTACATCGCTTATCAAAATCAATCCATCTACATTGGCGGTAACTACCATTACTTTGCCTTTTACGGCAAACAGTACCTGGTTTGCATGGCATCCGGGCTCTATCACGGCATCAACCCAAAACAATACGGTTTACATTGCCAATAACGGCACTTTTAGCGGTGCAACTACCATTTACAGGTATATTGATGGCAATGCAGCTTCGTTAACAAATCCGTTTATAACAATCCCGGCGGGTAAAGAACTTTATGGTTCAGGGATAGGATATATTCCGCAAACCAATCAATTGGCAGTTACTACGGTAAAATCGGGCTTTGGTACCAATTATGGCGTTAACGACCTTTATTTTTACGATTTAAATGGCAACCAGGTAAGCGATCTGCCTTATTCGGGCTATTATTTCCCGGCTATCCCGGTATTTCATTAA
- a CDS encoding T9SS type A sorting domain-containing protein yields MKKFFLQGLLILCMSGSALYTHAQTRSAIIVGDTCEGSTLTGSLTSGTIGEVKWYKDTTLLVARGRYDPNGVIVAGGNGSGTGPNQMYDTRGLYLYHNQIYVVTGQSVQKWVQGATSGVVVAGGNGKGSALNQFYSPQDVVVDDAGNIYVSDYLSSSVRKWAPGATSGTIVVGGNGYGAAANQLSNPQSLCMDRFGNIYVSDRWNARVQKWAPGATSGTTVAGGNGKGSAANQLYETSGVAVDYAGNVYVADTYNYRVQKWAPGATTGVTVAGGNGNGTNANQLSFPQELSVDSAGNLYVLDAGRVQRWAVGATYGVTVAGGLGVPSNGTEMSKISTSFGMYFDPVSSQIYVSDLFEARVRKFKVANIANSQLTNVAPAVYKVQIKMVNNVEYTSAPIKITAKPVFPGAITGPDQLASQAVGRYKLNPVQKDVTYSWTVPDDATIQSGQGTSIIYVKWGNTTGPITVTAFNTCGTSATRTRYINVQTGPMVLKAKDVLSKAPEQQSQPLATIYPNPTASSASVAFTTQKNLGYELTVTNMAGKAMLKQKGQAQAGKNSAPLDISNFNRGVYIVNIRYADNTTQVLKISKQ; encoded by the coding sequence ATGAAAAAGTTTTTCCTGCAAGGCTTACTGATTCTTTGTATGTCTGGATCAGCATTGTATACCCATGCGCAGACCCGCAGCGCCATTATTGTTGGCGATACCTGCGAGGGTAGTACCCTAACCGGCTCGCTTACATCGGGCACCATTGGCGAGGTAAAATGGTATAAAGATACCACCCTGCTTGTTGCCCGTGGCCGCTATGATCCTAACGGCGTAATTGTAGCCGGCGGAAACGGTTCGGGTACCGGCCCCAACCAGATGTACGATACCAGGGGATTGTACCTGTATCACAATCAAATTTATGTTGTAACGGGGCAAAGCGTACAAAAATGGGTACAGGGGGCTACTTCGGGTGTTGTAGTTGCCGGGGGCAATGGTAAAGGATCGGCCCTTAATCAGTTTTATTCGCCACAGGATGTTGTGGTGGATGATGCCGGAAATATTTATGTTTCTGATTACCTTTCATCAAGCGTGCGCAAATGGGCACCGGGTGCAACAAGCGGCACCATTGTGGTAGGCGGCAACGGTTACGGCGCAGCAGCCAACCAGCTCAGCAATCCGCAATCGTTATGTATGGACCGCTTCGGGAATATCTATGTATCTGACCGGTGGAATGCCCGTGTGCAAAAATGGGCTCCGGGTGCTACCAGCGGTACCACTGTTGCCGGCGGCAATGGTAAAGGCAGCGCGGCCAACCAGCTTTATGAAACATCGGGCGTTGCTGTTGATTATGCCGGCAATGTTTATGTAGCAGATACCTATAATTACCGGGTGCAGAAATGGGCTCCGGGTGCTACCACCGGGGTTACCGTAGCCGGCGGCAATGGTAACGGCACAAATGCCAATCAGTTGTCATTCCCGCAGGAGTTAAGTGTCGACTCGGCAGGGAATCTTTACGTACTTGATGCCGGTCGTGTACAACGATGGGCTGTTGGCGCCACTTACGGTGTAACGGTTGCCGGTGGCCTTGGTGTTCCTTCAAATGGTACTGAAATGAGTAAGATCAGTACCTCATTCGGGATGTATTTCGATCCGGTTTCGAGCCAGATCTATGTATCCGATTTGTTTGAGGCCCGCGTACGCAAGTTTAAGGTTGCCAACATCGCCAACTCACAACTTACCAATGTTGCGCCGGCCGTTTATAAGGTGCAGATTAAAATGGTTAATAATGTTGAGTATACCAGCGCGCCAATAAAGATTACTGCAAAACCGGTATTCCCGGGCGCTATTACCGGTCCCGATCAACTGGCCAGCCAGGCAGTGGGGCGGTATAAACTTAACCCTGTGCAGAAGGATGTTACCTACAGCTGGACAGTGCCTGATGATGCCACCATCCAATCGGGCCAGGGTACCTCCATTATTTATGTAAAATGGGGCAATACCACCGGACCGATTACTGTAACCGCTTTCAATACCTGCGGAACCTCGGCAACACGCACGCGGTACATCAATGTGCAAACAGGCCCGATGGTTTTAAAGGCTAAAGATGTTTTGAGCAAAGCACCCGAGCAGCAAAGCCAGCCGCTTGCTACCATTTATCCAAACCCAACGGCAAGCAGTGCTTCGGTGGCTTTTACAACGCAAAAAAACCTGGGTTACGAGCTTACCGTAACCAATATGGCCGGTAAAGCTATGTTAAAGCAAAAAGGGCAGGCGCAGGCAGGCAAAAACAGCGCTCCGCTCGATATCAGTAATTTTAACCGGGGTGTTTACATTGTAAATATCAGGTATGCTGATAATACAACCCAGGTACTTAAAATAAGCAAGCAGTAA
- a CDS encoding MFS transporter — MSTTTTQKQHPHLTTLTLWIMTIATGLVVANIYYNQPLLADMAHTFGVSDKKAQQISLFTQIGYATGLLFIIPLADMLKRKRLILIDLVLVIIALVASAMAQSIILMMIAGFLVGVSSVIPQLLIPMAAHLARPHERGKKIGFVMSGLLIGILLSRTLSGFIGEHFGWRSMYYIAAGLMVLIWLMIFLFLPEVEPDYKGNYAKLMKSLIQLIKTQPKLRLAAFRGGLCFAGFSAFWTTLVFLLKQPQFNEGSAAAGMFGLVGAFGAVAAGLMGRLSDKMNAYKLSGYTLGLILISFIVFYFSSHSMAGLIIGVILLDMGVQATHISNQSIIFALIPEARNRINTVYMVSYFIGGALGTFFASQVWKTYQWSGVCVIGIILSVIVLAVHMLNYKKASATEPDVR, encoded by the coding sequence ATGTCAACAACAACTACCCAAAAGCAGCACCCGCATCTTACCACTTTAACGCTATGGATCATGACCATTGCCACTGGTTTGGTGGTTGCCAACATATATTATAACCAACCCCTGCTGGCCGATATGGCGCATACCTTTGGTGTAAGCGACAAAAAAGCACAGCAGATTTCACTTTTTACACAGATAGGCTATGCCACAGGGCTGTTATTTATCATCCCGCTGGCCGATATGCTGAAACGCAAACGCCTTATCCTGATTGATCTGGTGCTGGTGATCATTGCCCTGGTGGCAAGCGCCATGGCGCAATCCATAATTTTAATGATGATAGCCGGGTTTTTAGTAGGCGTTTCGTCGGTTATCCCCCAGTTATTAATCCCTATGGCTGCCCATTTGGCCAGGCCTCATGAACGCGGTAAAAAAATTGGCTTTGTAATGAGCGGGTTGTTAATAGGTATCCTGCTATCGCGCACACTAAGTGGCTTTATAGGCGAACATTTTGGCTGGCGAAGCATGTATTATATAGCAGCCGGGCTAATGGTGCTCATCTGGCTGATGATCTTTTTGTTTTTACCCGAGGTGGAGCCGGACTACAAAGGCAACTATGCTAAATTAATGAAATCACTAATCCAACTAATTAAAACACAGCCTAAATTACGGTTGGCGGCTTTTAGAGGCGGCCTTTGCTTTGCGGGCTTCAGCGCCTTTTGGACCACCCTTGTTTTCCTGCTAAAGCAGCCCCAGTTTAATGAAGGTAGCGCAGCAGCCGGTATGTTTGGCCTGGTTGGCGCTTTCGGTGCGGTAGCTGCCGGCTTAATGGGGCGGCTGAGCGATAAAATGAATGCTTATAAATTATCAGGTTATACGCTGGGGCTTATCCTCATCTCGTTTATTGTATTTTATTTTTCGAGCCATAGCATGGCGGGCCTTATTATAGGGGTTATTTTGCTGGATATGGGCGTGCAGGCTACGCACATATCCAACCAATCCATCATCTTTGCGTTAATCCCCGAGGCGCGCAACCGTATCAATACGGTGTACATGGTGTCTTATTTTATAGGCGGCGCGCTGGGCACTTTCTTCGCCAGCCAGGTTTGGAAAACCTACCAGTGGAGCGGCGTATGCGTTATCGGTATTATCCTTTCGGTTATTGTACTTGCAGTGCATATGTTAAACTACAAAAAAGCGTCCGCTACCGAACCTGATGTCCGGTAA
- a CDS encoding inorganic phosphate transporter, producing MHFCIPATILPFIGQVDLSGSLLVVFLLCVLAVVGFEFVNGFHDTANAVATVIYTKALKPVYAIPWSGTWNFLGVCLGGVTVAMGILKLVPLDSLMTLPVSVGACLVLAVLLASIIWNLGTWYLGIPCSSSHTMIGAMIGGGLAFTWFYKGPGVNWDKAGEIGASLILSPLIGFGAAALLMLFLKHVTKSHALFHIPSGENDRPPIHIRLLLVTTCTLVSFFHGSNDGQKGVGLFMLILIAFMPARFAVNHAVSNDKVMAALNQTEQVVNSRLSTNPDKKPVITGLAAAINQTKQSLAAKNEKEVAKTYRYRKQVEGLIKDIRAVIKDNRVPLNQQEKEKLTTAANELEHVTDFAPVWVIAIISISLGIGTMIGWKRIVVTIGEKIGNEHLNYAQGATSEIVAASTIGLSTGLGLPVSTTHVLSSGIAGAMVASGGKGNLNNKTLKNIALAWVLTLPVAIILAFLLFMLFHLFI from the coding sequence ATGCATTTTTGTATCCCCGCCACTATCCTCCCTTTTATAGGCCAGGTTGATCTTAGCGGATCGCTGCTGGTTGTTTTTTTACTTTGTGTACTTGCCGTTGTTGGGTTTGAATTTGTAAATGGTTTTCATGATACCGCCAATGCCGTAGCTACGGTTATTTATACCAAGGCCCTGAAGCCGGTTTATGCTATACCATGGTCGGGCACCTGGAATTTTTTGGGTGTTTGCTTGGGCGGCGTTACCGTGGCTATGGGTATTTTAAAGCTGGTTCCGTTAGATAGTTTGATGACCCTGCCGGTAAGCGTAGGTGCCTGCCTGGTTTTAGCTGTGCTGCTGGCATCCATTATCTGGAACCTCGGCACCTGGTACCTCGGCATCCCCTGCTCAAGCTCGCACACCATGATAGGTGCCATGATTGGCGGCGGACTGGCATTTACCTGGTTTTATAAAGGCCCCGGTGTAAACTGGGATAAAGCCGGCGAAATCGGCGCATCATTAATCTTATCGCCGCTTATCGGTTTTGGTGCAGCTGCTTTATTGATGTTGTTTTTGAAACATGTTACCAAATCGCACGCACTGTTTCATATCCCCAGCGGCGAAAACGACCGGCCGCCAATACACATCCGTTTGCTGTTGGTAACCACCTGTACGCTGGTAAGCTTTTTTCATGGCAGTAATGACGGTCAAAAAGGTGTTGGTTTGTTTATGCTGATATTGATAGCTTTTATGCCGGCACGTTTTGCGGTTAACCATGCCGTATCTAATGATAAGGTAATGGCCGCCCTAAACCAAACCGAACAGGTTGTTAACAGCCGGTTAAGTACCAACCCCGATAAAAAACCGGTTATTACCGGGCTGGCTGCGGCTATCAATCAAACCAAACAATCGCTGGCTGCAAAAAACGAAAAAGAGGTGGCCAAAACCTACCGTTACCGTAAACAGGTGGAGGGCCTGATTAAAGATATCCGCGCTGTGATTAAAGATAACCGCGTGCCGCTAAATCAGCAGGAAAAAGAAAAACTCACAACTGCTGCCAACGAGCTTGAACATGTAACCGATTTTGCGCCGGTTTGGGTTATTGCCATTATATCCATATCGCTGGGTATTGGTACCATGATAGGCTGGAAAAGAATAGTGGTTACCATTGGCGAAAAGATAGGTAACGAGCACCTGAACTATGCCCAGGGTGCCACATCCGAAATTGTAGCGGCATCAACCATTGGTTTAAGTACCGGCCTGGGCCTGCCGGTAAGTACAACGCACGTGCTATCAAGCGGGATTGCCGGCGCCATGGTGGCATCGGGCGGTAAGGGTAATTTAAATAACAAAACCCTTAAAAATATTGCATTGGCCTGGGTACTTACTTTGCCGGTAGCTATAATTTTAGCATTTTTATTATTCATGCTTTTTCATTTATTTATCTGA
- a CDS encoding universal stress protein — translation MKQILVATDFSKCAANAMAYAMELASILGREVCAIHAIHPTEGINNSTYNAIFIDDYYNAKREALKEWVTPFTGNEAYNNVKVTTLCDVGFLKAVITKHIDNNPVDLLVMGIMGATGITGIVGSNASMMVTKVKIPTLIVPLESKFAKVPMVTLATDFETRLSATDVNALNEMIKAFGSAKMQVLYVSENAEPKQAEMREARLAELIKHTELEFNYIQDSSALNGIMNFIQSHETDMLCLVKHHHNIVYRLFTRSTVNQVMNKSVKAILVLHE, via the coding sequence ATGAAACAGATTTTGGTTGCAACCGATTTTTCAAAATGCGCTGCCAATGCCATGGCTTACGCTATGGAACTGGCCAGCATATTGGGCCGCGAAGTGTGTGCTATCCATGCCATACACCCAACCGAAGGCATTAACAACAGCACCTATAACGCCATATTTATTGACGATTACTATAACGCCAAACGCGAGGCATTGAAGGAATGGGTAACTCCATTTACAGGCAATGAAGCTTATAACAACGTGAAAGTCACCACGCTTTGCGACGTGGGCTTTTTAAAGGCGGTGATAACCAAACATATTGATAATAACCCGGTTGATTTGCTGGTGATGGGCATTATGGGTGCCACCGGCATAACCGGCATTGTAGGCAGCAACGCCAGTATGATGGTTACCAAAGTTAAAATACCAACGCTGATTGTACCGCTTGAAAGTAAGTTTGCCAAAGTGCCGATGGTTACATTGGCTACCGATTTTGAAACCCGCCTTTCAGCAACTGATGTAAATGCTTTAAATGAGATGATTAAAGCATTTGGCTCGGCCAAAATGCAGGTGCTGTACGTATCTGAAAATGCCGAACCTAAGCAGGCCGAAATGAGGGAAGCCCGCCTGGCCGAGTTGATTAAGCATACCGAGCTGGAATTTAACTACATCCAGGATAGCAGCGCGCTTAACGGCATCATGAACTTTATTCAATCGCACGAAACGGATATGTTGTGTTTAGTGAAACACCACCACAATATTGTTTACCGCCTGTTTACCCGCAGTACGGTTAACCAGGTGATGAACAAATCGGTAAAAGCGATTTTGGTTTTGCACGAATAA